In Devosia sp. 1566, a single genomic region encodes these proteins:
- a CDS encoding ABC transporter permease, producing the protein MNLLRYIAGRLVVYALVIIFALTVLFFVPRLGPTDPVEAMLAKVASQGAYMDAAQVDMLRQSLSDTFGLNGTLLEQYWAFIKRIVITADFGPSLSMYPTPVMELIWNALPWTFGLLLTSTLIAWILGNFVGLLSGWRPTSNSSRVMEGIAICLYPIPYYILALVLSILFSYVWKIFPLTTTIRGAPWSWDLIASIVWNSFLPAMSIVIVVFGWWVISVKAQTTALREEEFVRYARLKGLSDARILSRYVLPNAILPQITFLALQIGLMFNGSLITEILFDYPGLGLLIYSAVLQGDFNLLMGTISLSIIAVATATMVIDLLYPLIDPRIRHR; encoded by the coding sequence ATGAACCTGCTTCGCTACATCGCCGGACGGCTCGTGGTGTACGCACTGGTGATCATCTTCGCGCTCACCGTGCTGTTCTTTGTGCCTCGGCTTGGACCGACCGACCCGGTGGAGGCCATGCTGGCTAAGGTTGCTTCCCAGGGCGCCTATATGGACGCGGCACAGGTAGACATGCTGCGCCAGTCGCTCTCGGACACGTTCGGGCTCAACGGGACCCTGCTCGAGCAATATTGGGCGTTCATCAAGCGCATCGTCATCACCGCCGATTTCGGCCCTTCGCTCTCGATGTATCCGACGCCGGTGATGGAGCTGATCTGGAACGCCTTGCCCTGGACTTTCGGGCTGTTGCTGACCTCAACGCTGATTGCCTGGATCCTCGGCAATTTCGTCGGCCTGCTCTCGGGCTGGCGGCCAACCAGCAACAGCTCCCGGGTGATGGAAGGGATTGCGATCTGCCTCTACCCGATCCCCTATTACATCCTGGCACTCGTGCTCTCAATCCTGTTCTCTTATGTGTGGAAGATCTTCCCGCTGACGACCACGATCCGGGGTGCGCCCTGGAGCTGGGACCTGATCGCTAGCATCGTCTGGAATTCGTTCCTGCCGGCCATGTCCATCGTGATCGTGGTGTTCGGCTGGTGGGTGATCAGCGTCAAGGCGCAGACCACGGCGCTGCGAGAGGAAGAGTTTGTCCGCTACGCTCGCCTCAAGGGGCTCAGCGATGCCCGAATCCTGAGTCGCTACGTGCTGCCCAACGCAATATTGCCGCAGATCACCTTTCTGGCCCTCCAGATCGGGCTGATGTTCAACGGCTCGCTCATCACCGAGATCCTGTTCGATTATCCGGGCCTGGGCCTGCTGATTTACTCGGCCGTCTTGCAGGGCGACTTCAACCTTCTCATGGGCACGATCAGTCTTTCCATCATTGCGGTGGCGACAGCCACGATGGTGATCGACCTGCTCTACCCGCTGATCGACCCTCGAATTCGGCACAGATAG
- a CDS encoding glycoside hydrolase family 172 protein encodes MNSPFSGLDLNIGNLYRLSDAKTRSISPENFSGDKGKGGMATEGTGAVCARGLGQGWKVSPSIRIEPGETRVLADIEGPGAIQQIWLTTAHLRWRDLILRIYWDDQEHPSVESPIGDFFCSGWNRFAQVTSLAVCVNPGRAFNCYWQMPFRQRARITIENRDPAEHGIIYYQINYALTEVPPDAAYFHAQFRRTNPLPFMQDYTILDGVQGRGHYVGTYMAWGTNNSGWWGEGEIKFFMDGDQEFPTICGTGTEDYFCGAYNFDGGVVDDTMESAYREFTTPYAGLPQVLRPDGVYQSQLRFGMYRWHIPDPIRFDQDLRVTIQALGWRTEKKNRRYLPLQDDIASVAFWYQTLPTAPFPELAPADYLEVI; translated from the coding sequence ATGAACTCACCTTTTTCCGGCCTGGACCTTAATATCGGCAATTTGTATCGGCTGTCCGATGCCAAAACCCGCTCGATCTCGCCGGAGAACTTCAGCGGGGACAAGGGTAAGGGCGGGATGGCAACCGAAGGTACGGGTGCCGTTTGCGCGCGCGGCCTGGGGCAGGGCTGGAAGGTTTCGCCGTCGATCCGCATCGAGCCGGGTGAAACCCGCGTGCTCGCCGACATCGAAGGCCCGGGTGCCATCCAGCAGATCTGGCTGACCACGGCCCATCTGCGCTGGCGGGACCTGATCCTGCGGATCTACTGGGACGACCAAGAGCATCCCTCAGTGGAGTCGCCGATCGGGGACTTCTTCTGCTCGGGTTGGAACCGATTTGCGCAGGTGACCTCGCTGGCTGTTTGCGTCAATCCGGGCCGGGCCTTCAATTGCTATTGGCAGATGCCGTTCCGCCAGCGCGCCCGGATCACTATCGAGAACCGCGATCCTGCAGAGCACGGCATCATCTATTATCAGATCAACTATGCCCTGACCGAGGTGCCGCCAGACGCTGCCTATTTCCATGCTCAGTTCCGCCGCACCAACCCGCTGCCGTTCATGCAGGACTACACGATCCTCGATGGCGTGCAGGGCAGGGGGCACTATGTCGGTACCTATATGGCCTGGGGCACCAACAATTCAGGTTGGTGGGGCGAGGGCGAGATCAAGTTCTTCATGGACGGTGACCAGGAGTTTCCGACCATCTGCGGCACAGGCACTGAGGATTATTTCTGCGGCGCCTACAACTTCGATGGCGGTGTGGTGGATGACACCATGGAAAGCGCCTATCGCGAGTTCACCACGCCCTATGCGGGGCTGCCGCAGGTGCTGCGGCCCGACGGGGTTTACCAAAGCCAGTTACGCTTCGGCATGTATCGCTGGCACATCCCCGATCCCATCCGGTTCGACCAGGACTTGCGGGTAACCATTCAAGCGCTGGGCTGGCGGACGGAGAAGAAGAACCGGCGCTACCTGCCCTTGCAAGACGATATCGCCTCGGTGGCCTTCTGGTATCAGACCCTGCCGACGGCGCCGTTCCCGGAACTCGCGCCCGCCGATTACCTTGAAGTCATCTGA
- a CDS encoding LacI family DNA-binding transcriptional regulator: MTTISKVAERAGVSRTTVSHVLNHADRVSPHLRERVMQAVAELNYLPNPQAQSLRTGRTNMVAMVIPDIRNSFYPELVKSVQTDLEAVGLDTLIFNTDVPGGHSQEHVYEYLRQIRSKRVDGLIIGDFALHGMHDALLSIDIPTVFIGKLPNRAVDSVRVDDEGACYEMGCYLAKRGHRKVAQITGPSFFAEAMDRARGLRKGLIDNGVSPQDVWEWEGTFLSPSGTEGVDWLLRKHKQDMPTALFFGNHLMALGGIARLFDQGVRIPQDLSVAVYGDQPQMNYIRPRLTRAGVQPAEQAHVATRMLLERLDGSYVGPARSEVLMGGLYPMDSA, translated from the coding sequence ATGACAACCATTTCCAAGGTAGCCGAACGAGCGGGCGTGTCTCGCACTACGGTTTCGCATGTGCTTAATCATGCGGACCGCGTGTCCCCGCATCTTCGCGAACGGGTGATGCAGGCGGTGGCCGAACTCAATTACCTCCCCAACCCGCAGGCACAAAGCCTGCGCACCGGCCGCACCAATATGGTGGCCATGGTGATCCCCGACATTCGCAACTCGTTTTATCCCGAACTGGTCAAGTCGGTGCAGACCGATCTGGAAGCGGTTGGTCTGGACACCTTGATCTTCAACACCGACGTACCGGGTGGCCACAGCCAGGAACACGTCTACGAATATCTCCGGCAGATCCGCAGCAAGCGGGTCGACGGGCTGATCATCGGTGATTTTGCGCTGCACGGCATGCACGACGCCTTGCTCAGCATCGACATTCCCACGGTGTTCATCGGCAAGCTGCCCAATCGGGCGGTCGACAGCGTGCGCGTCGATGATGAAGGAGCCTGCTACGAAATGGGATGCTATCTCGCAAAGCGGGGGCACCGCAAAGTTGCGCAGATTACCGGACCCAGTTTCTTCGCTGAAGCCATGGATCGCGCACGTGGCTTGCGAAAGGGCCTTATCGACAACGGCGTTTCGCCCCAAGATGTTTGGGAATGGGAAGGCACCTTCCTTTCGCCATCCGGCACAGAAGGTGTCGACTGGCTGCTTAGGAAACACAAGCAAGACATGCCCACTGCTCTATTCTTCGGCAACCACCTAATGGCGCTCGGCGGCATTGCTCGCCTTTTCGACCAGGGGGTACGCATCCCGCAAGATCTTTCAGTTGCCGTTTACGGCGATCAACCCCAGATGAATTATATCCGGCCGCGACTTACGCGGGCGGGCGTGCAGCCCGCAGAACAGGCGCATGTCGCTACAAGGATGCTGCTCGAACGTCTTGACGGTTCTTACGTCGGCCCGGCCCGAAGCGAAGTTCTCATGGGCGGCCTCTATCCAATGGACAGCGCCTGA
- a CDS encoding helix-turn-helix transcriptional regulator produces MSSSAFHRGFKASTGLSPPQYRKHLSVGSPWRGSRLGMAAAHRIP; encoded by the coding sequence ATGAGCTCATCCGCGTTTCACCGCGGCTTCAAAGCAAGCACGGGCTTGTCGCCGCCGCAGTATCGAAAGCACCTCAGCGTCGGCTCGCCTTGGCGAGGGAGCCGCTTGGGAATGGCGGCTGCGCATCGTATTCCATAG
- a CDS encoding amidohydrolase family protein, with protein MPLIHATYAFIDPAKGIDSDVAIELHGEIISGLLPGQASRADAGRTLVLPAFANGHDHARPLAMSSFGAAFMPLETWLPRSMLATPPDAYLAALAPLARAARSGCASVMVHYTRPCGRLSPVDEAREVARAAADIGVRIAYAPALRDRNPLVYGDDADILARLSPETAALVRQTYCQPSGSITAMIETTEAIAQAIEGPMVDVQFGPAAVQWCSPGLLEAIAARSAETGRRVHMHLLETVYQREWADRNFPRGIVTYLKEIGLLSPRLALAHCIHARPDELDLIAEARATIVTNSSSNMHLRSGIGPIADAYARGCRIAVGMDGLAFDEDDDIVRETRLANALHGGTGFKQTWHRPAFLAQSIAHGRDATGAPGTGRITLGAAADLVVIDYDQLDRDRIMDVDPIDLLFARADANHIMEVIVAGRTIVKAGRNIGVDLDAVHNELRARYRSETQRFDGLRSAWPTIGAEVEHWFHDQSGCC; from the coding sequence ATGCCACTGATTCACGCCACTTACGCCTTTATCGATCCGGCCAAAGGGATCGACAGCGATGTTGCGATAGAATTGCATGGAGAGATCATCTCGGGACTACTACCAGGCCAGGCGTCTCGGGCCGACGCTGGCCGCACGCTGGTACTGCCCGCCTTTGCCAATGGACACGACCACGCCCGGCCTTTGGCCATGTCGTCCTTTGGTGCCGCCTTCATGCCGCTTGAGACGTGGCTGCCTCGATCCATGCTCGCCACGCCGCCCGACGCCTATCTGGCGGCCCTTGCGCCCTTAGCGCGGGCCGCCCGATCTGGCTGCGCTTCGGTCATGGTCCATTATACGCGGCCTTGCGGACGATTATCCCCCGTGGATGAAGCACGCGAAGTCGCGCGCGCCGCTGCCGATATCGGTGTGCGCATCGCCTACGCCCCCGCCCTGCGCGACCGAAATCCGCTGGTTTATGGCGATGACGCCGATATTCTCGCCCGCCTATCCCCTGAGACCGCAGCGTTGGTCAGGCAAACCTATTGCCAGCCGTCAGGATCGATCACGGCCATGATCGAAACCACCGAGGCAATCGCCCAAGCCATCGAAGGGCCGATGGTGGACGTGCAATTCGGCCCCGCAGCAGTTCAGTGGTGTTCGCCCGGCCTGCTCGAAGCGATTGCCGCGCGATCCGCCGAAACGGGCCGCCGCGTCCATATGCATCTTCTGGAGACCGTCTATCAGCGCGAATGGGCGGACCGCAATTTTCCGCGGGGCATCGTGACCTACCTAAAGGAGATCGGCCTCCTCTCTCCCCGGCTGGCGCTCGCCCATTGCATTCATGCCCGACCGGACGAACTTGACCTGATTGCCGAAGCCCGAGCGACCATTGTCACCAATTCAAGCTCCAACATGCATCTGCGCTCCGGCATCGGCCCAATTGCGGATGCCTATGCCCGTGGCTGCCGGATAGCTGTCGGCATGGATGGCTTGGCGTTCGACGAAGATGACGACATAGTTCGCGAGACCCGGCTTGCCAATGCACTGCATGGCGGGACTGGCTTCAAGCAGACATGGCATCGCCCCGCATTTCTGGCGCAAAGCATCGCCCATGGTCGAGATGCCACGGGTGCGCCTGGGACGGGCCGGATCACCCTCGGCGCTGCTGCTGACCTTGTTGTCATCGACTACGACCAGCTCGACCGCGACCGCATCATGGATGTTGACCCCATCGACCTGCTGTTCGCGAGGGCTGACGCAAATCACATTATGGAAGTGATTGTCGCCGGCCGTACCATCGTCAAGGCCGGCCGAAATATCGGTGTCGACCTCGATGCCGTGCATAACGAACTCCGTGCCCGCTACCGCAGCGAAACGCAACGATTTGATGGCCTCCGATCGGCTTGGCCTACCATCGGAGCTGAAGTCGAGCACTGGTTTCACGATCAGTCTGGCTGCTGCTGA